AAACTTTTCTTCGGTATCCCGTATCCACTCTAAAACGTTGACAagtcttaagtgtgtcaccctacgattcgtGAATAATGTGGACATGGTCGAcacacctctccgatcaataatcatcagcgggatctggagatccgtaCACTCCTTGAACGACTTTTTCTCCGTTTTTGCCTGCTAGCCGCATGATCGCCTcagctgttgtttcctcctgaaaGTTCAGGCTCCGGCCAGGAGGCTGATCCGTCCGACGGGTACGGACCCATGGTGGAGCATCCAGAAGCTCTAGCTCCAGGATTCCTGCTTGTGGCGGAGTCTTGTCGGAATTTTCCTCCTCGTCTTCATCATCTAGGCCAACTAAGGTCGCGAAGACCTACTTTGGCAGAGACGATTCACCATCAGCTTCCTCAGCATCCAACTGTTTGCACCATGCATCGTATTCTTCCGACGGCATAGGTGAGACATCATCTGCAAGTGGGTTGAGGTCGTCGAGTAAGGAGTCATCATTGTCTCCGGCGTCCTCTGGCTGCTCGGATCCATTGTTATCTCCGACATCCTCTAGATGCATGGCTCCGGCACCCTCCAAGGGAGAGGCGGATCATGGcgtatgtgcgaggaagtgcacgaagtggcacctctgcttctctAACACTTAAAAAACCCAAGTGGATATGTGTTGGTCTTCCACTGTTGTTTCCTGCTAAGGGCGGATAGGATGGgccttgaaatttccagatctaaggcggaattttCCTTGGGAAACTCCAGCGgctcagatcggatctttgcaGCTGCGTCCAGCTCGGCGGTTGTCGTAACTGCATTACTTACCAGTGTGTTTCcgccggaatcgacggtttcaccgatgaagatgtgtatcccgctGAACGGGATGATCGAGAATTTGACGGGATCTGTCCTAGCTGGAATCCAacactcgtccggagggacgatcgaaaAGTTGCCGACGTACAAGATGAGCCTCACAACGGTTGTGTCGCTGACGCCTTCAAAGGTGGAACCCGCCCGATTCTGGCCTCCAAACGccactggccccacggtgggcgccaactgtcgttgcctactcGACAATACCCTGGAGGAAGTATCCTCACGAAAGGGGGAAGAAGATGAGGCCAAAGAGCGGAGAGCCATCGGGACGGGAGTACGCGATTTACTCAGCTTCGGAACACGCTGCACGGAGgcaggcctactgctgcttgtctagaaTTATATGAACGCTTTcgcattgttacaatgagttgtggttgtgcctctagggttcCCAGAATACCGCTTATATAGGCGTACGAATATAGAGTTTCTACAGAGAGTTctacccggaatacaagttaTCTATTTACGGAATACTTTATTGTGCACGTTAAAGATCCGTATATACCTAACTTGTCATACTGGATCCGGCTTTCTTTATGGACCTTGCTGGATCCGACTCCTAACGCAAGTCGAGCTAGATTCGATTCCTTCTTTATAAGATGTACATCTCACCACCGGCATTGGACCAACCTGGCTCGCCGGGTACAACTATACCCACAACAGGCGGTCTTGGATGGAGCTCGCGCGCGGCTGGAGGTGCTAGGGGCTGTCCCTGGCTCGCACGGTGGCCACGGCCACCAATTCCTGCTTTCCCGCGCGTCCCCTTCCGCTGCCTTGCCGCAATGCCGCTGCTCTCTCTCTCCATCAGCCAGACGCGGCGGCTCGTTGTGCTCTGTCCGCGAGCGGGCGTTGCGATCCAACCTCTCTTTCTAATTAACGCACGATTTTGGTTATGTAAAAAAGTACTCCGTCCGTTAATAGATGTCTAGTGGTTCGTCTAAATTTGGAtttatctatgcctaaaaaatgtctagatacattcgaATTTAGACAAATTTTTGACATCTAtaaatggacagaggtagtataaaaGAAGAAAAACAGAAGTAATGTGAAACACACTTTTGGTGATGTAAAAATTACAAGGCACCTTTTTTTGTGCCCTATTTTACATTATCTAGTGATCTGTACATGATTTCGTTAGTAATGTACTTAAATTATTTACAGCTCTCTCAAAAAAATCATTTACAGCAATATAACCAGTCGGACAGAGGCAGAGGATATGACCACTGTAGTGGTAGCACTAAAAAACAAACAGTATGCACGTACTCCGTACAACCGAGTTGATTATTACTACGTTTTATGAAAACACTACGGAAGCATATAAAATAATATCTGTGAGGCCATGATGCAACGCAGGAACATCATTAGCAAAGCTGGAAGCTATTTTGTTTTGGATACTTGAACAGACTCCAAAATACAAGTTTAAACACTGTTTTTCATGGCCAGATGGTTCAGTTCAAGCGGAACCGTAACTTTTGAAATCCTAGAAATAAATACTAGTGCCTTCTCCTAACTTCGCAGCAACTCCAATCTTTAACTAGTTACGGTGCAACCCATTTTTTTTGTAACATTTTTTAAGTTTTTAAAAAATGCAAATTAAAATTATTAACCTACAttgtgttgtatcttgtgcaaatgtgaagtttcatccaaaaatataaCCATATGTTTCctacacaaaaagaacaaataATGTGTAAATAGTACAtgacactattcatctatgtcttTTCTTTTTTGCACAGGTCACATATAATCATATTTTGAAGAAACAAAATTAGTTTACATTTTTCAAaaacttggaagtgtcaaaaAAAAAAGAGGTACACCCACAACTAGTTGCAGAATATTCACGCTCCTAACTTAGTAGTAAGAAATATGGGGTATGTTATCTACATTTTTTAGAGACTACTCAAATTTTCAAAGCTTTGCCTCTACCTACGTCCAAAACGGTAAGTTTTCAGAAAGAGTTACTTTGTAATAACGAAATAATGGCATCAAACAGATAGGTCAGAATCAAATTCTGCATCTGGAACATTCTAACAGTATTGCATTCCATGAAATGCGCAATTTCAGGTACAAAAAGGAGGGTTAAGATTTGACCATTTCAGCTGTTAGTGCATTCCTTGAAATGCATGGTTAAAGGTGTGCAACTAAACTAGTTTTGCTAAAACCCTGGACCATGCAGAGTTGTTGGCTGTACACAATCGAAGCGCAAAAAAGAAGGGGTGAGACGATGAGCCCTAAAACTGCTTCCCGGGCGCAAAAAAGAAGGGGTGAGACGATGAGCCCTAAAACTGCTTCCCGGAGAACACTGGGTTACTGTTCCTCCCATACTGAGATGAGCACTGTACTCCTGATCACATGACAATGGCTGACGCAAAGGATCTCTTCCCAATTGAACTGAAACCTGGAACTGACCAGCCAGAGCTCACATTGTAGACCTCCAcctgcaacacaaaggaagaaacTGTCCTTGAAAGAGAGCACAGATTTGTGAAGGTAACAGTTACACTTTTGATGCGATTTTCACTTACAGTGTCCAGTATTGCTTCGTTGGACCGCAGACCGCCGAGGACGAACAAGTTATCATCAAACGTAACTGCAGAGGCGTATCCTCTTGGGTTGCTCATGGGATCGCCCATCTTCCAGGTATTGAGGCGAGGATCAAAGATCTCAACACTGGAAACCATACTGTCTCCATCATAACCTCCGATAGCATATCTGAAACAGTCAAAAGTCAAAAACCGGTTGTTGCGAAGATTAAAGCCCGAGATGCCATCAGTTCTGTGTTCATGAGATCTAAAACATATGAAAATTTTACTCACAGGACTTCTCCCAGGACAGCTACAGCATGGCATCCTCTCCTTGCATTCATGCTTGGAAGCCGAACCCAGAAACCTTCCCTTGGATCATACCTTTCTGCTGACCTGTAGGTGATGTGATCGTTATTTGATAATGTAATTTAATCATGTACTTCCTCCATGTCATAATAGGTTATTCAGCATCAAAGAAAAAGAAGCTATGTCAGTGACATATTCTAGGTTTGACTACTAATACAAGAAAATTTACCAGCACATTGATATTACCATCAGGAAATACTTTCATAATGTATAATATCTGAGGCAACATATTCTTATAGAAATTGATGACAGAAGTATTTAATTGGTGTCGATACCCTAACATGAACACTTTAATTGTAATACACATGGAATAGTAAAATGGAGGGAAATAGCATGAGATCTTACTGTAAGTACTTGCTACCATCAAATCCGCCAGATGCATAGATGACACCACTTGATTCTGCCGCCGCTAGAGCAAATCGCTGGAAGATAATGCAGCATACTTAAGAGATCAGTGTCAAAATTAGTGAACTACTCTCTTGATAACCCATGTTATACAACTAGAATAATTAATTCAATGACACGTTTTCAGTAATCCCATGTTATACAGCAACAAAATTCTAGATAATGTGTGTAAATGAGGATGCGATGCAGAACTCAATTGGTACAAAGCTATGCAGAAAATGATCAAGTTGAAAGTCCAAAGTAAGCCTATCACAATGCAATTACCACTATTCTAATTAATTCAGTGTCACTTTTCAGTTATCCTAAGTTACATAGCAACACAATTCTAGATAATGTCAGTACATGAGGATGCAATGCAGAACTAATTTAGTACGAGGCTATGCAGAAGATGGTCAATTGAAAATCTAAGTAAGCAGATGTCTCTTAGTTGTCCATATTAACATCAATGAGCTCATCACATTCAATCATGACTAGACTAGGAGAATTAAGTTGAAAGTTCTCAATATTGGCTGCAAACATATCAAAGGACACAAGCAATCATTAGACACAACTGGGAGGCAGAGAACGTACAGAGTTCAGCATGGACGGGCTGCATATCCACTTTCCAAGAAAAGGATCAAACATCTCAACTTCTGAATAAGTTTGAGTTCCATCTCCTCCACCCATTGCATAAATTTTGCCATTAAGACTTACTCCAGCAAGAGATCCTTTCTCATGGTTCAAACAGGGGCATATCATCCACTCGTTACTCCTTGTATTATAGCATTCCACTACAAGAACAGAGAGTACATAAATGCAGTTTGAAGCCCATAAAAAAAAGTAGGGAAGCAAATTGAAATATCAGTGTACCTGTGTTATACCACGAACTACCATCCCCACCACCAAAAACAAATACAcagccttccattgcagcaacagATGCATATGAACGCGGAGAACCCATTGATGTGAGAGGCACCAGGATGTCTTTTTTTGGAGAAAAAGAATCAAGAGATGATAGCCAGGTCACACCATTATAACCACCGATCAGAAATATTGATGGTATGTCCAGGCTATCGCACATGCTTCCTTGAAGAGACAATGAGGAGTCAAATTTGAATTGTAACTCATCGATACGATATTCCAGTTGCTGAACTTTTCTTCCGGAGTCTTTAACTACTTCCTTCAGTGAAATTATTTCTTCATCTGATTTCATCTGGAAAAGAACAGGACCGTAATGAGGATATATGGCAGGAAGCATTTAAATGAAAATACAAAATAGTGTCCAACACATTTTGGATCATGGATATCTGGCACAAAAAGTAAGGTAGGCAGATTTAGTATACCAGCTGGCCAGTTCAGTCTGCGGATTGACAGAAATAAATAATGCAAAGGTGAAATAGATGGTCCATACAAGAAAACATAATGCTCAAACTAAATGGAATTTATATGCTGAACTGATCACATCAACTATCAGTGGTAAGAAAATAGAGCAATGTAACCATAAATGGAATCCTTAATTCCTTATATCATATtaatttttattttcaatatatGTGCAGTAGGACTCTCTCCCATATACCGCTATAAAAACATAGTGCCCAAGTCCATAAAACCATATATGATGTGGGAtgtaaaatcttctcttcttttcttAATCCAGCAAAGTAATAAGACGCTAATCAACATCCCATAAAGTAATGAAGGCAACAATCAACATTTACAACCCTTGTGTTTGAGAAAAGATGAGGAACCTGATTCTTCTCCAGTGCAGCAGCCTTCTTGGCTAAGACAGTGATGATTCGTAGAAGCTGCACAAGAGAATGAAAAGAATAATGTGAGAGTAATATACATGTTATCAGGCACCAGGTGATGAACTGTAATAAAATAATGAAAAGCAAAAGAATGCAAACAAAAGTGAATGACATAGGCACCTCAGCCTTTCCATCATGTTGCTCAAAAGATGTATTATCTTCCACGGTAGCACAAACTGGGTTGCTCGAAAGGCTAGGATTGGCCTgtgtttcttcagttatgcaatgaCCTGGAGCAAGGCTTGCAATGGTCTGTGCTTCTTCAGGTACACAATGATCTTGTCTAGGAAGGCCTACATTGACCTGTGTTTCTTCATCAACATATTGATCTTTGCTAAGGCTTCCCTTGACATGTGTTTCTTCAGGTACATATTCTTCTTGACGAGGAAGGTTTGTATTGACTTGTGTTTCTTCAGCAACATATTCATCTTGACTAGGAAGACTTGCATTCACACATGTTTCTACAGGTACATGCTCATCTTGACTAGAAAAGTTTGCATTGATCTGTGTTTCTTCAGGTACAGGTACATATTCACCCTGACCAGAAAGGTTCGCAGTAACCTGTGCTTCTTCAGGTACATGTTCACCCTGACCAGAAAGGTTTGCATTAACCAGTGTTTCTTGAGGTACATGTGCATCTGGACTAGAATAAGCAAAATCCTGAGAAGATAGTGCTGCCTGCTGTCGTAAGTCAAACAACTCCTTCAGTTTTTTCAGGATAGACGATCTTTCAAGCTGTACGCCAACATCATCTGGTTCATTCTGAACCTCATTGCCTATTCCATCGTGTGAGTTCACAAGCATGTCTTCATCAGAAGTGTGAGTTCCTCCATTCACAGAATTGACAACCAGTTGATTGCACTGCATAAGCTCCATACCTTCAGCAACAGTTTTGTATGAGGAATGTTGACTGACATCATCTGGATCTGAACTAAGACCAAACTGCTGCTGAAGAACATTGTCATCCAAATCCTCCCAGTCAGAAACTAGTTCTCCAGATGCCTTCTCACCAGTGTTGCTATCTGATGTTGCACTAGCACTACCACTGTCCACGTCAGAATCAACCCAATCATCTAGAACAGTTCCAGCTGAACTTGACAGAACACTAAATGGATTGATGTCCTTCGATTTGGCTGTGCCTTTCTTTTGGTTAGGATTAACTGATGCCATCCTTTTAGTTGATGGTAAAGAACTTGACAGAACGCGAAATGAATTGATGTCCTTTGAATTGGCTGTGCCTTTCTCTTGGTTAGCAATAACTGATGTCATCCTTCTTGTTGATTGTAAAGGTACATCTAGACTTCTTTTGCTTGGAACAGCTTGGACTTGCTTGACACCAACTGACTTGAACAAAGCAATTAAAGCTCTAGTTTGTGCATGATCCAGCTCAAAATAGAAGTAGTGATGGGTATAATAGTTATCTTGAATCACTTTTTTGTACTGGGCCTCAAGCAGTGGCGAATAGCGAGTCCTTGTGCAAATACGAACCTTACAAACACAAGCAGTTGCTTTACATTAGCATGATAAACTGGAACAAACTTACTTATATACATACACCAAACAAACAATGAACAAGGTTTAGATATTCACAATTTATCGATACCTGTGCAGGAAAAGGTGTCCGTAAAGTGCCATCATTACTCCAAGCATATGGGTCGATAGAGTTCTGGCCAGGACTAGCAGCCTCAAAAACACCATGCAGCTTTCTGTCAGTGTAATTGAATAGAAACAAAGGTAGGCCAGCTTTCACATTCCTCACATATGAATAATGCAACGCAGGCAGACCTATAACACAAAGAGAGCAAACTAATTAAGGTGGGAAATTCAACAAAAAAAACTAAGGCTATACAAGTCTGTATTTCATAAACAAACATATTGCATCACGATAGATAGTCTATATTGTCTTAGCAAAACTAACAGGATATTTTCAATCACCGAATGATGCTATAAAAAAATTAAATATATGAGTAAGGTAAGAGGTGAAAGGTGGGTTTCACAAACCAAATAGCTGTTTACTGAAGCACTCTTCAATTGTTTCATGCTTGCAACCAAAGATCACTCCTCctagctggttttcccggagattGCGAGTCTGTACTGCAGTCTGCATTGCACGATCTTGGGGCTGTCTTTCTTCGAACACCCTGGGATTCACAATATTTCAAAGTAT
This Lolium perenne isolate Kyuss_39 chromosome 1, Kyuss_2.0, whole genome shotgun sequence DNA region includes the following protein-coding sequences:
- the LOC127292812 gene encoding uncharacterized protein, which gives rise to MQTAVQTRNLRENQLGGVIFGCKHETIEECFSKQLFGLPALHYSYVRNVKAGLPLFLFNYTDRKLHGVFEAASPGQNSIDPYAWSNDGTLRTPFPAQVRICTRTRYSPLLEAQYKKVIQDNYYTHHYFYFELDHAQTRALIALFKSVGVKQVQAVPSKRSLDVPLQSTRRMTSVIANQEKGTANSKDINSFRVLSSSLPSTKRMASVNPNQKKGTAKSKDINPFSVLSSSAGTVLDDWVDSDVDSGSASATSDSNTGEKASGELVSDWEDLDDNVLQQQFGLSSDPDDVSQHSSYKTVAEGMELMQCNQLVVNSVNGGTHTSDEDMLVNSHDGIGNEVQNEPDDVGVQLERSSILKKLKELFDLRQQAALSSQDFAYSSPDAHVPQETLVNANLSGQGEHVPEEAQVTANLSGQGEYVPVPEETQINANFSSQDEHVPVETCVNASLPSQDEYVAEETQVNTNLPRQEEYVPEETHVKGSLSKDQYVDEETQVNVGLPRQDHCVPEEAQTIASLAPGHCITEETQANPSLSSNPVCATVEDNTSFEQHDGKAELLRIITVLAKKAAALEKNQMKSDEEIISLKEVVKDSGRKVQQLEYRIDELQFKFDSSLSLQGSMCDSLDIPSIFLIGGYNGVTWLSSLDSFSPKKDILVPLTSMGSPRSYASVAAMEGCVFVFGGGDGSSWYNTVECYNTRSNEWMICPCLNHEKGSLAGVSLNGKIYAMGGGDGTQTYSEVEMFDPFLGKWICSPSMLNSRFALAAAESSGVIYASGGFDGSKYLQSAERYDPREGFWVRLPSMNARRGCHAVAVLGEVLYAIGGYDGDSMVSSVEIFDPRLNTWKMGDPMSNPRGYASAVTFDDNLFVLGGLRSNEAILDTVEVYNVSSGWSVPGFSSIGKRSFASAIVM